One Salvia splendens isolate huo1 chromosome 22, SspV2, whole genome shotgun sequence DNA segment encodes these proteins:
- the LOC121787233 gene encoding uncharacterized protein LOC121787233, with protein MAEIIESRQPHFAALDPRSLLLSQFSDSGSPQLLQLTTESFVMERGPRFKEYSDLRERKLRMKNSIDRPEENVHSQPVLTPPKKQVKFSSNFSTPPRRPKPPSALAQSVPDFSSTLRKENRKPAAPLPPVAERSLTPPAGFMKSGSVYGKLGGGSKSANSAEKRSGGLMARKSYASMAELKEGLAGNAISGGGRSNRGVARSVLGHRQF; from the coding sequence ATGGCTGAGATAATCGAATCTCGGCAACCTCATTTCGCCGCGCTCGACCCCCGCTCCCTCCTCCTCTCTCAATTCTCCGATTCCGGAAGCCCACAGCTTCTGCAACTCACAACCGAGAGCTTCGTCATGGAGCGAGGCCCCAGGTTCAAAGAGTACTCCGATCTCAGAGAGAGAAAGCTTAGGATGAAAAACTCCATCGATCGGCCAGAGGAAAATGTCCATAGCCAACCGGTTCTCACCCCGCCCAAAAAGCAGGTCAAATTCAGTTCGAATTTCTCCACCCCGCCGAGGAGGCCGAAGCCGCCCTCTGCTCTGGCACAATCCGTCCCTGATTTCTCATCGACTCTTCGGAAAGAGAACAGGAAGCCGGCTGCTCCGCTGCCGCCTGTGGCGGAGCGGTCTCTGACGCCGCCGGCTGGATTTATGAAGAGCGGGAGCGTTTATGGGAAGTTGGGAGGAGGGAGCAAGTCGGCGAATTCCGCCGAGAAGAGGAGCGGCGGATTGATGGCTAGAAAGAGCTATGCAAGCATGGCCGAATTGAAGGAGGGGCTAGCCGGAAATGCCATCAGTGGAGGAGGgagaagcaatagaggcgttgcTAGATCTGTTTTAGGGCATCGGCAGTTTTGA
- the LOC121787232 gene encoding uncharacterized protein LOC121787232: MNDTAACLAIVEKKPQRPGGCVGIFFQLFDWNRRFAKKKLFSKKLLPPVRFKQASKKFGGDEKQPKLRLIADENNGGFPTAKMSNGAAIVDNEQNHEMHVPGLVARLMGLESMPALHRDKSKTKAPPASGVVSRELVDKREDLKVEKVGIKHEVRPQKLQKTSVSERQPITKFGAEKLPFKNVLSKSKKHHPNFPPQVKTPKNLPRKRPSKLIGAATRILEPGLQTSRSKCVLTYSNASRHTPQDTDVDGSLSTHLEGSYGFESVAAEGESSCKNCGYLPDNLNGKPTITEFASPFSNNVRSCCQVSEQIKPVNVAFYHQLEEEFRDGYPVGAAPVIGDVQSHCKLASYRSPFCAGHIQQHLAGQHCKAPRGVPLPLSPNQKSYRQSQMLRARETVPLRPNVVTLRSSQASTTVMNGTKNPVSENQSLSCSPRSRVPSPIENGRFEMEKRIPNRMNDSVPTGRKRRLNNLSRDGEYSGCSSYTVNKPIINSHLVDHECGQVGLLHQQGRKFPSITGNHNVVSFTFNSSVKQKVGIHEVGETPVRSGDGREKPEIGECVRKTVFEKSRPISGDALGALLEQKLKELNCQGEDTGNAPKKTTATILQELITALTSEVPFQQDNLPAISDRRNGLSDQSHLSNSRSSNVSSHGNTVGVNPSSDQPLDTEYLSPESVLETCFSTESLPSSSADDGLGSPNPDVLDAVGNSKKMVVDIYNNVSDILSTFGLKGKGVDQVREVLLNAELVFHRALLSCSAVGKGSPIKHLLLDELDMLASLLWMNFGSSLGVEDGKEVNQLKTFVLHSTIEYLGIRFQEFQSKVSRKLPLRMNNRMLILEIVEVVRRWEELSRLGVDELIEREMSRSLEEWTQCESEAFESGVEISRHLVQILVDEIVMDLCKW, from the exons ATGAATGATACAGCGGCGTGTTTGGCTATTGTGGAGAAGAAGCCGCAGAGGCCTGGTGGATGCGTTGGTATCTTCTTTCAACTTTTTGATTGGAACCGTAGATTCGCTAAAAAGAAGCTTTTTTCCAAGAAATTATTGCCACCAG TTCGATTCAAACAAGCTTCAAAGAAATTTGGTGGGGATGAGAAGCAGCCGAAGCTTCGTTTG ATTGCTGATGAAAACAATGGGGGATTCCCCACGGCAAAGATGTCGAATGGGGCTGCCATTGTTGATAATGAGCAAAACCATGAAATGCATGTTCCTGGACTTGTTGCCAGGCTCATGGGGTTGGAATCTATGCCGGCGTTGCACAGAGACAAGTCGAAGACGAAGGCTCCTCCTGCATCTGGTGTTGTTTCACGAGAGTTAGTCGATAAAAGGGAAGATTTGAAAGTGGAGAAAGTTGGGATTAAGCATGAAGTAAGGCCTCAGAAACTTCAAAAGACAAGTGTTAGTGAGAGGCAACCAATAACCAAATTTGGGGCAGAGAAGCTGCCATTCAAGAATGTGTTATCCAAGTCGAAAAAGCATCATCCGAATTTTCCTCCGCAAGTGAAAACTCCAAAAAATCTCCCAAGGAAAAGGCCATCTAAACTGATTGGTGCAGCCACTAGAATTTTGGAACCTGGTTTGCAGACAAGTAGATCTAAATGTGTTCTCACTTACTCTAATGCCTCGCGACACACTCCACAAGATACCGACGTGGATGGATCGTTGTCAACCCATTTGGAAGGTTCTTATGGTTTTGAAAGTGTTGCTGCAGAGGGGGAATCGTCTTGCAAAAATTGTGGCTATTTGCCGGATAATTTGAATGGTAAACCTACCATCACTGAGTTTGCTTCACCCTTCTCGAATAATGTAAGATCTTGTTGTCAAGTATCTGAACAAATTAAGCCTGTTAATGTTGCATTTTATCATCAGTTGGAAGAAGAGTTTCGTGATGGCTACCCTGTAGGTGCtgctccggttattggagatgttCAAAGTCATTGCAAGCTCGCGTCGTATAGGAGTCCTTTCTGTGCCGGGCATATTCAACAGCATTTGGCTGGCCAGCATTGCAAGGCTCCAAGAGGTGTGCCTTTACCTCTTAGCCCTAACCAGAAGTCATATAGGCAAAGTCAGATGTTACGAGCGAGGGAAACAGTTCCTCTAAGGCCAAATGTGGTTACTTTGAGGAGTAGCCAGGCATCAACAACTGTTATGAATGGGACAAAGAATCCTGTTTCAGAAAATCAAAGCTTAAGCTGTAGTCCCAGGTCTCGGGTGCCTTCCCCAATTGAGAATGGTAGATTTGAAATGGAGAAGAGAATTCCCAATAGGATGAATGACTCGGTACCTACTGGGAGAAAGAGGCGGCTGAACAATCTCTCTCGAGACGGTGAATATTCTGGTTGCTCAAGCTATACAGTTAACAAACCGATTATTAACTCTCACTTGGTTGACCATGAATGTGGCCAAGTAGGATTGCTGCATCAACAAGGCAGAAAATTTCCCAGTATCACAGGGAACCACAATGTGGTTTCCTTCACATTTAATTCATCAGTGAAGCAGAAGGTTGGAATTCATGAAGTTGGCGAAACGCCGGTTAGGAGTGGTGATGGTAGAGAGAAACCAGAAATAGGAGAATGTGTTAGAAAGACAGTGTTTGAGAAATCGCGGCCTATAAGTGGAGATGCACTTGGTGCTCTTCTAGAACAAAAATTGAAGGAATTGAATTGCCAGGGAGAGGATACGGGAAATGCACCTAAAAAGACCACTGCTACGATTCTACAAGAACTAATAACGGCCTTGACTTCAGAGGTTCCATTTCAGCAGGATAATTTACCAGCTATATCTGATAGGAGAAATGGTCTGAGTGATCAAAGCCATTTGTCTAACTCAAGATCTTCAAACGTTTCATCACAT GGCAACACCGTTGGTGTGAACCCGTCTTCTGACCAACCTCTCGACACTGAGTACCTAAGCCCAGAATCTGTTCTTGAAACCTGCTTTTCTACTGAGAGTTTGCCTTCCAGCAGTGCAGATGATGGTCTAG GGTCGCCTAACCCTGATGTGTTGGACGCAGTTGGGAATTCAAAAAAGATGGTCGTTGATATTTACAACAATGTTTCTGATATCTTATCTACTTTTGGGTTGAAAGGAAAAGGGGTCGACCAAGTAAGGGAGGTGCTTTTGAATGCTGAGCTGGTATTCCATCGGGCGCTACTTTCGTGTTCAGCAGTAGGAAAAGGCTCCCCGATCAAGCATTTGCTCCTCGATGAACTGGACATGCTCGCTAGCCTTCTATGGATGAACTTCGGTTCCTCCCTCGGGGTCGAGGATGGCAAGGAGGTGAATCAACTCAAAACATTTGTTCTGCATTCGACCATCGAGTATTTGGGCATAAGATTTCAAGAATTTCAATCCAAGGTGTCGAGGAAACTGCCTCTTCGCATGAACAACCGGATGCTGATCCTGGAGATTGTAGAAGTTGTTAGGAGGTGGGAGGAGCTGTCGAGGCTGGGGGTCGATGAGCTGATCGAGAGAGAGATGAGCCGTTCCTTGGAAGAATGGACGCAGTGCGAGAGTGAGGCTTTTGAGAGCGGCGTTGAGATTAGCAGACATTTGGTTCAGATTTTAGTAGATGAAATTGTGATGGATCTTTGCAAATGGTAG